One genomic segment of Pseudonocardia sp. T1-2H includes these proteins:
- a CDS encoding (2,3-dihydroxybenzoyl)adenylate synthase, protein MPSPISDHTVPWPADLAAKYVAKGYWAEVPLGTALREVADAQPDAPALIDAAADLRLTHVELADRADAAAARLLDLGMAPGERIVVQLGNGWEFVVLTLACLRAGIVPVMALPAHRRTELAYLARHAEATAIAVPDRMRDFDHQTLAHELADDVREVTDGPWHVLVAGADVAPGRLDLRELCGPGDPEADRVRLDALAPGSRDVAVFLLSGGTTGLPKLIARTHDDYVYNARCSAEMAGVDADSVYLISLPAGHNFPLACPGILGVLLAGGRVVTLPSPEPVRAFATIEAEGVTHTAVVPAVAGRWLDHAAEHGSSQVATLRVLQVGGARLADELARKVTPALDCTLQQVFGMAEGLLNFTRLDDPDDVICTTQGRPMCQADEVRLVDELDQDVPEGEPGSLLTRGPYTPRGYYKAEEQNARAFTEDGWYRSGDICRRTPEGNLIVEGRDKDMINRGGEKISAEEVENLVYQLPSVAQVAAVAMPDPQLGERVCLYVVPRPGATVTLEEIRESMDAIGVARFKLPEHLVLVDELAATKVGKIDKKALRADIADRLNGAPA, encoded by the coding sequence ATGCCCAGCCCCATCAGTGACCACACCGTGCCCTGGCCGGCGGACCTCGCTGCGAAGTACGTCGCGAAGGGCTACTGGGCGGAGGTGCCGCTCGGTACCGCCCTGCGCGAGGTCGCGGACGCACAGCCGGACGCCCCGGCCCTGATCGACGCCGCCGCCGACCTGCGGCTGACCCACGTCGAGCTCGCCGACCGCGCGGACGCCGCAGCGGCGCGCCTGCTCGATCTCGGCATGGCGCCGGGGGAGCGGATCGTGGTCCAGCTGGGCAACGGGTGGGAGTTCGTGGTGCTCACCCTGGCCTGCCTGCGGGCTGGGATCGTGCCCGTCATGGCGCTGCCCGCGCACCGCCGCACCGAGCTCGCCTACCTGGCCCGGCATGCCGAGGCCACCGCGATCGCGGTGCCGGACCGGATGCGGGACTTCGACCACCAGACGCTCGCCCACGAGCTGGCCGACGATGTCCGGGAGGTGACCGACGGTCCCTGGCACGTGCTCGTCGCGGGAGCCGACGTCGCCCCCGGCAGACTCGACCTGCGCGAGCTGTGCGGTCCCGGCGACCCGGAGGCGGACCGGGTCCGGCTCGACGCTCTCGCCCCGGGCAGCCGCGACGTCGCCGTCTTCCTGCTCTCGGGCGGGACCACGGGGCTGCCCAAGCTGATCGCCCGGACCCACGACGACTACGTCTACAACGCCCGGTGCAGCGCGGAGATGGCCGGCGTCGACGCCGACTCCGTCTACCTGATCAGCCTGCCCGCGGGCCACAACTTCCCCCTGGCCTGCCCCGGCATCCTCGGCGTGCTACTGGCGGGCGGCCGGGTCGTCACCCTGCCCTCGCCGGAGCCCGTCCGGGCCTTCGCGACGATCGAGGCCGAGGGCGTGACCCACACCGCGGTGGTCCCCGCGGTCGCCGGTCGCTGGCTCGACCACGCCGCCGAACACGGATCGTCGCAGGTCGCGACCCTGCGGGTGCTCCAGGTCGGCGGCGCGCGGCTGGCCGACGAGCTGGCCCGCAAGGTCACCCCGGCGCTCGACTGCACGCTGCAGCAGGTGTTCGGGATGGCGGAGGGGCTGCTGAACTTCACCCGCCTCGACGACCCCGACGACGTCATCTGCACCACCCAGGGCCGCCCGATGTGCCAGGCGGACGAGGTCCGCCTGGTCGACGAGCTCGACCAGGACGTGCCGGAGGGCGAGCCGGGCTCGCTGCTCACCCGCGGCCCGTACACGCCCCGCGGCTACTACAAGGCCGAGGAGCAGAACGCCCGCGCCTTCACCGAGGACGGCTGGTATCGCTCCGGCGACATCTGCCGGCGCACCCCCGAGGGCAACCTGATCGTCGAGGGCCGGGACAAGGACATGATCAACCGCGGCGGAGAGAAGATCTCCGCCGAGGAGGTCGAGAACCTCGTCTACCAGCTCCCGTCGGTCGCCCAGGTCGCCGCGGTGGCCATGCCGGACCCGCAGCTGGGGGAGCGGGTCTGCCTCTACGTCGTCCCGCGGCCGGGCGCGACAGTCACCCTCGAGGAGATCCGCGAGTCCATGGACGCCATCGGCGTCGCCCGGTTCAAGCTGCCCGAGCACCTCGTCCTGGTCGACGAGCTCGCCGCCACCAAGGTCGGCAAGATCGACAAGAAGGCGCTGCGGGCCGACATCGCCGACCGCCTGAACGGAGCCCCCGCATGA
- a CDS encoding maleylpyruvate isomerase family mycothiol-dependent enzyme, producing the protein MTDRHDIARTLPWMCEGTEHLLAVVGKLTDEDYRGPSALPGWSRAHIVGHVARNAEALNRLAIWASTGEETPMYANREQRAAEIERSATHSVSTLRDELASTAEMLNEALDALAPEQWQAQVRSALGRAIPAAEVPWMRIREVWLHAVDLGADVDDLPAGVVDFLLDDVSAALSSKDDCPSLALAPTDRDRTWSLGADPRSETVAASAADLAGWLTGRVTAPDRPILPRWL; encoded by the coding sequence ATGACCGACCGCCACGACATCGCCCGGACCCTGCCGTGGATGTGTGAGGGGACGGAGCACCTACTCGCCGTCGTCGGCAAGCTCACCGACGAGGACTACCGCGGACCCAGCGCGCTGCCGGGGTGGTCACGTGCCCACATCGTCGGCCACGTCGCCCGTAACGCAGAGGCCCTGAACCGCCTCGCGATCTGGGCGAGTACAGGGGAGGAGACCCCGATGTACGCCAACCGGGAGCAGCGGGCGGCGGAGATCGAACGGTCCGCCACGCACTCGGTGTCCACGCTCCGCGACGAGCTGGCGAGCACGGCCGAGATGCTCAACGAGGCGCTCGACGCGCTGGCCCCCGAGCAGTGGCAGGCCCAGGTCCGCAGCGCTCTCGGCCGGGCGATCCCCGCTGCGGAGGTGCCCTGGATGCGGATCCGCGAGGTGTGGCTGCACGCTGTCGACCTCGGCGCTGATGTGGACGATCTGCCTGCGGGCGTCGTCGACTTCCTGCTCGACGACGTGAGCGCAGCCCTGTCCAGCAAGGACGACTGCCCCTCGCTCGCCCTCGCTCCGACCGACCGCGACCGGACCTGGTCCCTCGGCGCCGACCCCAGGAGCGAGACCGTGGCAGCGAGCGCCGCCGATCTCGCAGGCTGGCTCACCGGCCGGGTCACCGCGCCCGACCGTCCCATCCTCCCGCGCTGGCTCTGA